A part of Salvelinus sp. IW2-2015 linkage group LG16, ASM291031v2, whole genome shotgun sequence genomic DNA contains:
- the LOC111975409 gene encoding DENN domain-containing protein 1B-like, with the protein MGFTMSNLRNAGVFYLQHYDTKCPMGCPDFAIDGDEEDTANKISSEDSGEVASYTEDSDESYSLELDTDPSHTGQMNLLEEILDSLSTTSTEQGKLSAAKSLDFSSMDNINYKATNASNPTSESNLPHVCTSGSGVVGRGGVGGGEQGGGWQDDGALHGKHLPPSPRRQPSKSSLKRQKHIPSTSSPPVLAPASVQDNHVPNLQPKTQAPQTKTQHKIQPNPQALYVTPPICLSQLCPGESSLPTPPSPSLGDHHISSNRSPAPTCASTHNPPLATHTPPLTHTRESPNHQLLSPESKPQTTSSILRRKVLSKETMRQYQDKNLQRQGSKNRESLGVKARQPSVLVPWERESPEEMGQGEDLELWQERGRVSGAEVQEKGLLEEIDSMCYLGSDFQTSLQLSQVHCKTNNTHDNTHDNNHSHSKATDKS; encoded by the exons ATGGGATTCACCATGAGTAACCTGAGGAACGCTGGTGTGTTTTATTTACAGCATTATGACACCAAGTGTCCCATGGGATGTCCTGACTTTGCCATCGATGGTGATGAAGAGGACACTGCCAACAA GATCTCATCTGAGGACAGTGGGGAGGTGGCGTCTTACACAGAGGACAGCGACGAATCCTATTCGCTGGAGCTGGACACAGACCCCTCCCACACGGGCCAGATGAACCTattggaggagatcctggactctctgagcaccaccagtacagagcagGGCAAACTCAGCGCCGCCAAGAGCCTGGACTTCAGTTCAATGGACAACATCAACTACAAGGCAACG AACGCGTCCAACCCCACCAGTGAGAGCAACCTGCCCCACGTGTGTACTAGTGGCAGTGGGGTGGTGGGGAGAGGAGGTGTTggaggaggagaacagggagGGGGCTGGCAGGACGACGGTGCCCTCCACGGGAAGCACCTGCCCCCCTCCCCACGTAGACAGCCCAGCAAGAGCAGCCTCAAGAGGCAGAAGCATATCCCCTCAACATCCTCTCCACCCGTCCTAGCTCCAGCCTCAGTGCAGGACAACCATGTCCCCAATCTCCAGCCCAAGACCCAGGCCCCTCAGACCAAGACCCAGCATAAAATCCAACCTAATCCCCAGGCCCTTTATGTCACAccccctatctgtctctctcagctctgTCCAGGGGAGTCTTCGCTCCCCACACCTCCATCACCATCCCTGGGAGACCACCACATCTCATCCAACCGCTCTCCAGCACCAACTTGTGCCTCCACACACAATCCTCCactggcaacacacacaccaccgctaACCCACACTAGAGAGTCCCCAAACCACCAGTTGCTCAGCCCTGAGTCCAAACCCCAGACCACCTCCAGCATCCTGCGGAGGAAGGTGCTGTCCAAGGAAACGATGAGGCAGTACCAGGACAAGAATCTCCAGAGGCAGGGCAGCAAGAACCGAGAGAGTCTGGGGGTGAAGGCCAGGCAGCCTTCAGTGCTGGtgccctgggagagagagagcccagaggagatgggtcagggagaggacCTGGAGCTGTGGCAAGAACGGGGCAGGGTCTCGGGGGCAGAGGTCCAGGAGAAAGGACTTCTGGAGGAGATAGATTCCATGTGTTATCTCGGCTCAGACTTTCAGACCAGCCTACAACTGTCCCAGGTTCACTGCAAAACCAACAACACACATGATAATACCCATGACAACAACCACAGCCACAGCAAAGCCACAGACAAGTCTTGA